One Luteolibacter flavescens genomic region harbors:
- a CDS encoding ABC transporter permease: protein MARIILSRLFQGLLTLFVLVTITFFLVRMMPGSPYTDEKALPAHILEQLKIQMGLDKPLPVQYGIYFKNLIFQQELGPLIRKDGVYVGEIIAESFPVSALLGVFSIGIALIIGIPAGIIAAVKKNGPLDYACLAAAMTGICLPSFVIGPLLAVFAGLGLKSLNVAGWNSPADWILPAVTLGMVNAAYLARLTRGGMLDVLNQDYIRTAKAKGVPGFQIVVKHALRGGLIPAVAYVGPAFAGMISGSFVIETIFQVPGMGQHFVNATTDREYFLIQGLVLFYGFLIVGANLLSDLAQIALNPRLRAAA from the coding sequence ATGGCCCGTATCATCCTTAGCCGACTGTTCCAGGGACTGCTCACGCTGTTCGTCCTGGTCACCATCACCTTCTTCCTGGTGCGCATGATGCCAGGCAGCCCCTACACCGACGAAAAGGCGCTGCCCGCTCACATCCTGGAGCAACTCAAGATCCAGATGGGTCTCGATAAGCCCCTGCCCGTGCAGTATGGGATCTACTTCAAGAACCTGATCTTCCAACAGGAACTCGGCCCTCTGATCCGCAAGGACGGCGTCTATGTCGGCGAGATCATCGCCGAGTCCTTCCCGGTGTCCGCCTTGCTGGGCGTGTTCTCCATCGGCATCGCGCTCATCATCGGCATCCCCGCCGGCATCATCGCCGCGGTGAAGAAGAATGGCCCGCTCGACTACGCCTGCCTCGCCGCCGCGATGACCGGCATCTGCTTGCCCAGCTTCGTCATCGGGCCGCTTCTGGCGGTCTTCGCCGGCCTCGGGCTGAAGTCGCTCAATGTCGCAGGCTGGAATTCGCCTGCCGACTGGATCCTGCCCGCCGTGACCCTCGGCATGGTGAATGCCGCCTACCTCGCGCGACTCACCCGCGGTGGCATGCTTGACGTGCTGAATCAGGACTACATCCGCACCGCGAAGGCCAAGGGCGTGCCCGGCTTCCAGATCGTGGTGAAGCATGCCCTGCGCGGCGGCCTCATCCCTGCCGTGGCCTACGTCGGCCCGGCCTTCGCCGGGATGATCTCCGGATCATTCGTCATCGAGACCATCTTCCAGGTGCCCGGCATGGGCCAGCACTTCGTGAATGCCACCACGGACCGCGAGTACTTCCTGATCCAGGGCCTCGTCCTCTTCTACGGCTTCCTCATCGTCGGCGCGAACCTCCTCTCCGACCTCGCCCAGATCGCTCTCAACCCGCGCCTCCGCGCCGCCGCCTGA
- a CDS encoding GatB/YqeY domain-containing protein — MSDLAARIPEDIKTAMKAKDAVSLNTLRALKTAMSNASIEKGHLTATLDDTEISALIRKQIKQRQDSIEQFTKAGREELAASEKAEIAVLEKYLPAAMTTEEIVALVEAAVAESGATSKADMGKVMKFAQEKAAGRADGKTLSQEVAKRLS; from the coding sequence ATGAGCGATCTCGCCGCCCGCATCCCCGAAGACATCAAGACCGCCATGAAGGCAAAGGACGCCGTGTCCCTGAACACGCTGCGCGCGCTCAAAACGGCGATGAGCAATGCCTCCATCGAGAAGGGCCACCTCACCGCGACCCTCGACGACACCGAGATCAGCGCGCTGATCCGCAAGCAGATCAAGCAGCGCCAGGACTCCATCGAGCAATTCACCAAGGCAGGCCGCGAAGAACTGGCCGCCAGCGAGAAGGCGGAAATCGCCGTGCTGGAGAAGTATCTGCCCGCCGCCATGACTACGGAGGAAATCGTCGCGCTGGTGGAGGCCGCCGTCGCCGAGAGCGGTGCGACTTCCAAGGCCGACATGGGCAAGGTGATGAAGTTCGCCCAGGAAAAGGCCGCGGGCCGCGCCGACGGGAAGACACTCTCGCAGGAAGTCGCCAAACGCCTTTCCTGA
- the radC gene encoding RadC family protein, which yields MDLRITDLPLDQRPREKLAHFGPNALDNAELLAIFLRTGVKGRSAIQIGRDLLEYYGSIGALGSAGIKELSRQTGLGLAKACQLVAAFEMGARAAREQISQQPLDTPEVIYKAFAPRLAWIRHEQLLVALVDTRLRHDGTVEVSTGTLTETAAHPREILRPVITRGAYGFVLVHNHPSGDPTPSAADDRFTRRLVEAAELLQLKFLDHIIIGRPDGGRRPYFSFREAGVITAM from the coding sequence ATGGATCTACGGATCACTGATCTCCCCCTCGACCAGCGCCCTCGCGAGAAGCTGGCCCACTTCGGGCCGAATGCCCTGGATAACGCCGAGCTGCTGGCGATCTTCCTGCGAACCGGCGTGAAGGGCCGCAGCGCCATCCAGATCGGCCGCGACCTGCTGGAGTATTACGGATCAATCGGCGCGCTCGGCAGCGCCGGCATCAAGGAACTCTCCCGCCAGACCGGTCTTGGCCTGGCGAAGGCGTGCCAGCTTGTTGCCGCCTTCGAAATGGGAGCCCGGGCCGCGCGCGAGCAGATCTCCCAGCAGCCGCTCGACACCCCGGAAGTCATTTACAAGGCCTTCGCGCCCCGGCTCGCCTGGATACGCCATGAGCAACTTCTCGTTGCGCTGGTGGACACCCGCCTGCGGCACGATGGGACGGTGGAAGTCAGCACGGGCACGCTCACCGAGACCGCAGCCCACCCTCGCGAGATCCTGCGCCCGGTCATCACCCGCGGGGCCTACGGCTTCGTGCTCGTCCACAATCACCCGTCGGGCGACCCGACACCGAGTGCGGCCGATGACCGCTTCACCCGCCGTCTGGTCGAGGCCGCGGAGCTGCTTCAGCTCAAGTTCCTCGACCACATCATCATCGGCAGGCCGGATGGCGGGCGGCGGCCTTATTTCTCCTTCCGGGAAGCGGGAGTCATCACCGCGATGTGA
- a CDS encoding ABC transporter permease: MSSDPVEKGSSLWQDAWHRLARNKAAMISLWFLVVMLLLCFIGPLMPFVKSPTAIDLELMGADPDGVHWFGTDQLGRDLFARVLYGGQVSLLVGVVATAVAVCIGLVYGAISGYLGGKIDDFMMRVVDILFALPFLVLVILFSLVVKEPSDNFTEWVIKTTGWNRDRIAPITTLIPLFIAIGSIGWLTIARIVRAQVMTFKHQEFVEAARSLGLGHARILFRHILPNVIGPIIVYTTLAVPGIMLLESVLSFLGLGVQPPNSSWGILIKEGSDRMETNKWLLVFPALFFSSTLFALNFLGDGLRDALDPRSSKD, translated from the coding sequence ATGTCGTCCGATCCCGTCGAAAAAGGAAGCTCCCTCTGGCAAGACGCCTGGCATCGCCTGGCGCGGAACAAGGCCGCGATGATCAGCCTGTGGTTCCTCGTGGTGATGCTTCTGCTCTGCTTCATCGGGCCTTTGATGCCCTTCGTCAAAAGCCCCACCGCCATCGATCTCGAACTGATGGGCGCCGATCCTGACGGTGTCCACTGGTTCGGCACCGACCAGCTTGGCCGTGATCTCTTCGCCCGCGTCCTCTATGGCGGGCAGGTCTCGCTGCTCGTCGGCGTGGTCGCCACCGCCGTCGCCGTATGCATCGGCCTCGTCTATGGCGCGATATCCGGCTACCTCGGCGGCAAGATCGACGACTTCATGATGCGGGTCGTCGATATCCTCTTCGCCCTGCCCTTCCTGGTGCTAGTGATCCTCTTCTCGCTGGTGGTGAAGGAGCCCTCGGACAACTTCACCGAGTGGGTCATCAAGACCACCGGCTGGAACCGTGACCGCATCGCACCGATCACCACGCTCATCCCGCTTTTCATCGCCATCGGCTCGATCGGCTGGCTGACCATCGCCCGCATCGTCCGCGCGCAGGTGATGACCTTCAAGCACCAGGAATTCGTGGAAGCAGCCCGCTCGCTCGGCCTCGGCCACGCGCGCATCCTCTTCCGCCACATCCTGCCAAACGTGATCGGGCCGATCATCGTTTACACCACCCTCGCCGTCCCGGGCATCATGCTCTTGGAAAGCGTGCTGTCTTTCCTCGGCCTCGGCGTCCAGCCGCCGAACAGCTCCTGGGGTATCCTCATCAAGGAAGGCTCGGACCGCATGGAGACGAACAAGTGGCTGCTCGTTTTCCCGGCACTTTTCTTCTCCAGCACGCTCTTCGCGCTGAACTTCCTCGGGGACGGCCTGCGCGACGCGCTGGATCCCCGCTCGTCCAAGGACTAG
- the ykgO gene encoding type B 50S ribosomal protein L36, translating into MKVLSSLSSAKRRHADCQVVKRKGTLYVICKSNPKFKARQGATKGTRLSKQGVK; encoded by the coding sequence ATGAAAGTTCTTTCCTCGCTCTCTTCCGCCAAGCGCCGCCATGCCGACTGCCAGGTCGTGAAGCGCAAGGGCACCCTCTACGTCATCTGCAAGAGCAACCCGAAGTTCAAGGCCCGCCAAGGTGCCACCAAGGGTACCCGCCTCTCGAAGCAGGGCGTGAAGTAA